The Rhododendron vialii isolate Sample 1 chromosome 6a, ASM3025357v1 genome includes a window with the following:
- the LOC131328340 gene encoding pumilio homolog 12-like — MENNRPPCQNSPPNPPSLLDYYGLIDDNCPSENDSSVRTLELEDALSHLGLYAPPSHCQRPLTPPGFSGQKRSDRGNAPIDNSNGDKGKFGTTHNPLSSKSNANKLQSLWWSPHRCVIEKGPEASCGGVPSAINNFSMHGQMMGFGGSHRNPTVGPGSNNYVMNSSSGSFLQPKKRSRNQPNSQLPIVPSSNEHGNEFDDLSPILHLPQLTPFVDSLSLGDLRGQIFYLSKNAYGSHLLKKLIMKDPKEDEIEMVLSDMINHVSKLMRDRYGNYVIQEIFKVCNEKQRTRIMASLTQSRSQFIKICHNQYGARAVLVLLDHISSQQQISLFMSALSPGAAALANDPNGHFIIRHCVQNFSGEDNKCLINEMAIHCLKVATDPNGSRVLQSCLLQYQGEYRVHLFAEIIANALHLAEDRHGNFVVQLLLELGIAEVTENLLRQLGGSYLALSRKKFSSCVVERCLRKAGEEQASWIILELLTSPNVCALLVDPFGNFVIQTALEVSQGVIRRALFNLVQLNAHVMRSNLFGKRVLALFNDLKLQHDLPFESKTLL, encoded by the exons ATGGAGAACAATCGACCTCCGTGTCAAAATTCGCCTCCTAACCCCCCTTCATTGTTGGATTATTACGGCCTGATCGACGACAACTGCCCATCGGAGAACGACTCCTCAGTTCGGACGCTAGAACTCGAAGATGCTCTTTCCCACCTCGGCCTCTATGCGCCGCCGTCTCATTGCCAACGGCCACTTACTCCGCCGGGTTTCAGCGGCCAGAAACGTTCTGACCGCGGAAACGCACCGATTGATAATTCAAACGGCGACAAGGGTAAGTTTGGAACTACCCACAACCCTCTTTCTTCAAAATCCAATGCGAATAAATTGCAGAGTTTATGGTGGAGTCCACACCGATGTGTGATAGAGAAAGGTCCTGAAGCATCATGTGGCGGTGTTCCAAGTgcaattaataatttttctatgcATGGCCAGATGATGGGTTTCGGTGGGTCCCACAGAAATCCGACCGTGGGGCCGGGGAGCAACAATTATGTGATGAATTCTTCTTCTGGGTCTTTCTTGCAACCCAAGAAACGATCAAGAAATCAACCCAATTCCCAGCTTCCAATTGTACCCTCCTCTAATGAACATGGGAATGAGTTTGATGATTTAAGTCCTATTTTGCATTTACCTCAATTGACCCCTTTTGTGGATTCCCTATCCTTGGGAGATTTGAGGGGTCAGATATTCTATTTGTCGAAAAATGCCTACGGGAGTCATTTGCTGAAGAAATTGATCATGAAGGACCCAAAAGAGGATGAAATTGAGATGGTGTTATCTGATATGATAAACCATGTTAGTAAATTGATGAGGGACCGATACGGGAATTACGTCATTCAGGAGATTTTCAAGGTTTGCAATGAAAAACAGAGGACTCGAATCATGGCATCGCTCACCCAGTCTCGATCTCAGTTCATCAAGATATGCCATAATCAGTACGG AGCTCGAGCTGTACTGGTGTTGTTGGATCACATTAGTAGCCAACAGCAGATATCCTTATTTATGTCAGCTCTAAGCCCTGGTGCTGCAGCATTAGCCAATGACCCAAATGGTCATTTTATAATCCGGCATTGTGTGCAAAATTTCTCTGGTGAAGATAATAAG TGTCTTATCAATGAGATGGCGATACATTGCTTAAAGGTTGCAACCGATCCGAATGGGTCCCGCGTGCTGCAGTCATGCTTGTTGCAGTATCAGGGAGAATATAGAGTGCACCTTTTTGCTGAGATAATAGCAAATGCTCTTCACCTAGCAGAAGATCGTCACGG CAACTTTGTGGTGCAACTTCTACTGGAACTGGGGATAGCTGAAGTCACTGAGAATCTCCTGAGGCAGCTTGGAGGGAGTTATTTGGCTTTGTCCCGGAAGAAGTTTTCTAGTTGTGTTGTGGAGAGATGTTTGAGAAAAGCAGGAGAAGAGCAAGCCTCATGGATTATCCTAGAGCTGCTTACGAGTCCAAATGTTTGTGCTCTTTTAGTTGATCCTTTTGGAAACTTCGTCATTCAGACAGCATTGGAAGTGTCTCAG GGGGTAATCCGCAGGGCTTTGTTCAACCTAGTCCAACTGAATGCTCATGTTATGCGCTCCAATCTTTTCGGGAAAAGGGTCCTAGCACTCTTCAACGATTTGAAGCTGCAGCATGATTTGCCATTCGAGAGTAAGACACTGCTCTAA